A single Watersipora subatra chromosome 7, tzWatSuba1.1, whole genome shotgun sequence DNA region contains:
- the LOC137400594 gene encoding uncharacterized protein, which translates to MYVARSRAVFSTAVNSASGENLALNKQARQSSTYTIGGRQDAYKAVDGSFDRKDFSHTDFAGTKWWTVNLGELYSIGQIKLFNRWDCCQERLANITTLTSTLDRPADPSLSSPGWIARAYRGPAYAAVGIIDFKPPVLAQHVAVYSSFYSEPLTLLEVEVYAPNNLAYNKTTSQSSTFGDFSAEKANNGIYTDFSQTHSNGVEWWKVDLGEKYGIGIIEMLEDLWSSRKRFDGSVPQTQSTSKFENPLNSSDRTTALNKTTVSEFFINLQKVHSANTLTPDRIYNLDETVVPTVQEPQKDAVKPKPNWHHIQSCGKKWSSISKGLVSSEHHQISGCTKTANTLEKISILTSNYELPQAPALDSNEWTQRNYQRPLKDEVGVIRFTTPVEGRHVAIVTENTDQPLSLTEVVVYEYNYAQTGNTTQWSTKEQSFSSFAVDGDLATLSRTANKIDPWWMVDLGRLILFKSVEVFVRNGTCSSENIECSSELSGLYLLTSKVNTNTSPSTDSSGVWKTCYQNNSAQGDSFKKKCSSNRTPLTRLFSILSTGAWEIELREVDIFGHLAKFFSISRRIRPAIVVAKKYIATALLTVVCRYTISQRRLWWLSTQSWEERTAVTRADVAKH; encoded by the exons atgtatGTAGCACGAAGCAGAGCAGTGTTTTCAACTGCTGTCAACAGCGCTTCAG GAGAAAATCTTGCTTTGAATAAGCAGGCTAGACAAAGCAGCACTTACACAATTGGCGGACGTCAGGATGCTTATAAAGCTGTTGATGGAAGTTTCGACCGCAAAGATTTTTCACACACAGATTTTGCAGGTACTAAATGGTGGACAGTGAACCTTGGAGAGTTGTACAGCATTGGCCAAATCAAGCTTTTTAATCGGTGGGATTGCTGTC AAGAGAGACTCGCTAACATTACAACTCTAACATCAACACTTGATAGACCAGCTGATCCTTCTCTCTCATCTCCTGGCTGGATAGCTAGAGCTTACCGTGGACCAGCTTATGCTGCTGTAGGTATCATAGACTTTAAACCACCAGTACTAGCTCAACATGTTGCTGTGTACAGCTCTTTTTACTCGGAGCCGCTGACTCTGCTTGAAGTTGAAGTTTATG CTCCAAACAACCTAGCCTATAATAAAACAACCAGCCAAAGCAGCACTTTTGGCGACTTCTCGGCAGAAAAAGCGAACAATGGAATCTATACAGACTTCTCTCAAACTCACTCTAATGGTGTAGAATGGTGGAAAGTGGACTTGGGAGAGAAATACGGAATTGGGATTATTGAGAT GTTGGAAGACTTATGGTCAAGCAGGAAAAGATTTGATGGATCTGTCCCGCAAACGCAATCCACTTCTAAGTTTGAGAACCCCTTAAATAGTTCAGATCGAACTACTGCTCTTAATAAAACTACTGTTTCAGAATTCTTTATCAATCTACAGAAGGTACACAGTGCAAACACACTGACACCAGATCGGATCTACAATCTTGACGAAACTGTTGTTCCGACTGTACAGGAACCACAGAAG GATGCTGTTAAACCCAAGCCAAACTGGCACCATATACAATCTTGCGGCAAAAAGTGGTCAAGCATATCTAAAGGCCTTGTCTCCTCAGAACACCATCAGATCAGCGGTTGCACCAAAACTG CCAACACTCTGGAGAAGATATCTATTTTAACATCTAATTATGAGTTGCCACAAGCTCCTGCTCTTGACTCTAATGAATGGACACAGAGAAATTATCAAAGACCACTAAAGGATGAAGTAGGAGTGATACGGTTTACAACTCCAGTTGAAGGACGTCATGTAGCGATTGTTACTGAGAACACTGATCAGCCTCTGTCTCTAACAGAAGTGGTTGTCTATG aGTACAATTACGCACAAACAGGCAATACAACTCAGTGGTCAACTAAAGAACAGAGTTTTAGTAGCTTTGCAGTAGATGGAGACTTGGCTACCTTATCAAGAACTGCAAATAAGATTGATCCATGGTGGATGGTCGATCTCGGACGACTGATTCTATTCAAGAGTGTAGAGGTCTTTGTTAGAAATGGAACATGCTCCTCAGAAAATATTGAATGCT CTTCTGAGTTAAGCGGTCTCTACTTGCTGACAAGCAAGGTCAATACAAATACTTCACCAAGTACTGACTCCAGCGGTGTATGGAAAACATGCTACCAAAACAACTCAGCACAAGGAGACAGCTTTAAGAAAAAGTGCAGTTCTAATCGAACTCCTCTCACTAGACTATTCAGTATCCTGTCTACTGGTGCTTGGGAAATTGAGCTGCGAGAGGTTGACATCTTTGGACATC TCgccaaatttttttctatatctCGGAGGATCAGGCCTGCAATCGTGGTGGCCAAAAAATATATTGCTACAGCCCTGCTTACAGTGGTCTGCCGTTACACTATCTCCCAGCGGAGGCTCTGGTGGTTGTCTACTCAAAGCTGGGAGGAAAGAACAGCTGTGACCAGAGCTGATGTTGCTAAGCATTAA